The Astatotilapia calliptera chromosome 8, fAstCal1.2, whole genome shotgun sequence nucleotide sequence TAGCATAACTTGGTAATAGTCAAATAGattgcattttgttgttgtttctgctgcttacaaaagaaaaaagataaatatcTTAGAATTTTGACTTATGGATAAATATATCCATAAGTCAAAATTCTAGTTTAGTTATCTTAACATTTTTGACTTGCATAGAAGTTTCAGTCAGTAAGTCAAAATCTTGAGGTAATAGCTCAAAATTTCAACTTAGGTCTGGctttcaaaaaaaattaaagatattttaacttgtggaaacaagcttccatagCTCTGGGCCTCAGTTTATTTCCTGTTCATTATTTAAAACTCAGCCATCGACCTGATACAAGGTTTGTTTCAAACAACACCTAAGCACACATCATGTTTGTGGGCGTGTGATTTACTTTGGCAGAAAAACtcctgaaactcttcaaatattGAGATCACTGAAATATCTGAAAGTTGTAGCAATCAAAAAGTTGTCACTACCAAAACTTATGacaacaaatgtttaaaaaaaaaaacagttcttaTAAAAGTTATGTAAAAGTAGAAGTAGAATTCATgacatgaaacatttttttccaattatacAACTTAGTCATTTGAAGGTTAAATAGTTTTGCGTAGTTATATTAAAACTACTGGGTGGAGGTGAAAGACTGCAGTGTCATACAACTGTTTATCGCTCACGTCTGTAACAGTTAAGTGCTCTCAAGTTAAACAGGGGCCTTTGTGGGTGGATGAGGTGTATTTGTTTCCTGATATTTGTCACTTCAGCTCGGGGGAGAAGATTCAACGGTTCCTCAAGCACAGCCCCAGGACATCAGGCACTTACCCAGACCGGTGGATGCAGCACCACCTACCTGAAACCTGACAACCTGTCAGGATTTGATTTGACACTGCAACTGTTATATTGTAATACATATTCACAAGAACGACATGATTTTGTGACACAATATTTTGTAACACAGGAAGCCATTGATCCTCTCCAGGCAGTACTGTCTGGTTTTCACCAGTAGTACCTGGAGTAGCACAGGCATGCATCATCAGTGATGACTTATAAGTGATTAGACATTTATAAGTCATTTGTACAAGTCAGCAGTGGAAGTAATTTTCCAGATGTATCACGATGGTATCTTACAGCTGTCATTCTGCATTTTAGGACAGGCTGAGCCTGTAGCATCTCGGAAAAGAACATTCAGTTGTGGTCAGTATTTGCATACGCTCATCATGAGCAggatgtcatggtaattttgaggttttaattatttctttgaactgttctttttccaggttaGAATGATTATACAGCATGCATATTTAATGCCTTTAAAAACCCCAATTTAGATAACAaggttgaatttattttggattttctctaatctacaCAGCATCAAATACaagctcaaatatatacatatactgatttaaatattttaataaggtGCTGAAGCTTCTATTCACTTCCTACTAGTGATCACGACTGACTATAACAGTCAGTTTCCTCTTTGGTAGCATAAAAgttatttctttttcaacaCTCACTGGAACACCAGTGTCAGTGTCCACAGTGAAACGACCATATACTACCATGCACTGAGAGGGTGCTGACCAATAAAAAAGCTCCTGTTCCAAAATTGACATGCGTGAGTGAAATTTCAGCTGCCTACTTGGACAAGCCAAATGGCTTCTGGACAAAAGTTTTATGGTCAGACACAAAGATTGAGCTATTTGGCCACAGTGTTTggaagattacatttttttaacttcagGTCAAATCAGCAGCTTAGATGTTTCAAATGTCAAACACAATtgtgttccaacaggacaatgatcccaaacacatatCAAAAGTGGTTTGGAATTGGATGAAGCAAGCTAATAGTATGCTTCTGGTAGGGATTTTGCAAAGCCCTGATCCTCAACCCTATTGAAAATTTATGCTTAAGCCGGGGGTGTACCAGGAAGCCAACCAATTCCACCAACTCTGCAAAGAAGAGCGGTCAAATATACAGCTGGAATTATGCCTGAAGGTTgttgaccctgaactggataagcggAGGAGAGTCGATTCAAACTTATGAACCCAATTTCTGCTTTTAGAATCATTAAAGGTGTATGGCGTACAGTCATTCCATTCTGTAAAAAgagcagttcaaagaaatcactcAACGCttaaaattaccatgacattcatgcgtGCATAAAAATTTCTTACCACAACTGTAGATATTTTGGAAACATAAGCACATGTTTTTTCCATGTCATAGGTTGAACTACTGTAGCTTTATCATTCATTAGGTCACAGGCAGAGCTCTATGTGGGTGAGGGTGCATTTTAGCTGCATGCTAAACAAGCATGGTTTCTAAAACTAGAAGGTGTTAGCTTTCAGATCAGTTCCTTTACACATGCATCTTAGCTCTTGAGTACATCAGTTATAACATTTCCACTTGTATGTGCTGTGTGCACTAGGTGAAACGTGCACATAAAGGAGTTAAAAATAAACCTAAACCTTACCCCTAATTTTAAACAGGTTAAGATTTTATTTCAAGAAGCAAGAAGTTAAATTTacctttatacattttttttttagctgtaatCATAATTACAGACAAGTTCACTGATTTTCAAACAGGTTGGTGGATGTGTCAAATTTTTAATGTTATATTATCCTTTACAGTTTGACCTTGTACACCTATGCAAGTGCAACATTTATGATTTTATGTTATATATTATGCAAAGAGTTTGAAAATACCTTCAGGAGACCTCTGAGTTTTTAGTTAATAATATGGAATTTCAAGAAAATCTAGAAcgaatattttattaaacatcagcatttatttatttattcatttattttttattctagaGAAGCTAAAGAGATGATTGATGGCTGAATATATGTTTAAAGCTCACTTATTCAACATTAACATGGTTTTAATTGTCTGAATAAATAGAATTTCAGGTTTTGGATTTAATTCATGCAAAATTGGACTATATTAGAAACAAATCGTGACTAGAAGACGATCCCAGTATTAAAATATAGATAGAAATCAGACCTTTATAATATGCTAAACCTTGTTTTAACCGTCATCGACCACACATGGTGATATAACCCCTGCAAGTTTACCCAATATATACTTTTTGAACTTTTCCAGTGaattaacagaaaacagagaaaacatccTGGGTGCCAGAGCTTGTTTCTATTACTCTACATCCTAGACATTAAAGTGGCAGTTTTGCTATTGAAGCTGTCATATATCCCATGATACTGATGCTCAAGTTTCCCCATAGAACAAAAATGAGATCGTGACACATGGGGAACGTGTAAAACTGGTTTGGTTGCTGTTTTTCAGTAAATGTGTCTTTCAGCCCTGGAAATTTCATGTGGAtatcttttttatttgaaaaattaGGAGAGCTCAAATATGCTAGAAGACATAAGGTAACTTGAAAAGCAGAACACTTATAGCAATGCCTATATAATTCAAGGGCTGGTAGTTCAGAAGGAAATCCCAGAAGAAAGGTAAAATTTTGCATGGGTCATTAAATGTACTAAACTTACTTAATATAAAACAATCAGCTCATTCTGAAAGGTTCTGGAGGCCTTTTTAcagatttgtttgattttatattgTCATGACTctcaacacaaacactaaatgaaGGCAGTTGactcacacgcatgcacactGTCCCAGTGAACACTCCCCCCCACAAAAGTCTAGTTATTTCTGTTTTGGTTAACTAAAATCTTTGCTTTTTCCACACCTATTATCTCACTGTATAATAATCTTGTGTGACGCAGGCTTATACCAGCACACAAGAGGGACAAATGTGTGCTGCAGTTCCATACAAGTAGGGTATCGTACTGCTAGATCAAATCCACATTTTGATAGTGAAAACAATGCTCTGCGCCCCACCCATCAGCTCCCACAGCGGCCTCTCCACAGAGGGTGGTTGTTGTCATTAAGCACACGACTCCACCTGCTTATGTGACCAAGTCTTCAGTATCCAAGTATGTTACTGCATCCAGAAACTAAATAAATGTAAGACTTGTGAAACATTTTTctcgtgtttttatttttttattcacataCAGTATCTTCAGCTCTGGACAGATTACATTCAAGAATATCAAAAGGAGCGAATTACCTGCACATAGAAATGCACTGGGACATACAGTACCTATTCCTCTGTTACAGATCTGCAGGCATACATTAGATATGCAAACATTATAGACTACAGCAGGGTAACAAATACTCTATAACATGTGCATAAGGTAACATATGAACACAGAGCTGAGCTATTTACAGTTGATCGAAAAATGTCCTTAACCATTTAATTTCAGCCTCCTTTTTACATATTAACATGTAGAGTATTATTTTATCTGTAGTGGGGGGAGTTGGACTGTTtctcaaacatccttgaaatcacacacacgcgcacacacacacacgcacacacacacacacacgctgcatGAGCTGTTGTTCAAAAGCGCTCTACACTCTACTTCACCATAAATAAGACAATTACAAAAATATACGTCACTTTGAACAGAGCCATAGCAGGAAAAGCGCGTTACAGCCTTTTGTGGAATGAAGaagaaccaaaaacaacaaaaactgtcaCGACATAGGGGTGAGATGGAGGGAGGGGGGTGGTTTCCAGGACAGCGTGTGAAAGAGCTTAAAGAACATGTTGGAATTCCAGTGAAAGACAGCAGTTTAATGGGAATGTTTGAGGCTGTGACAGGCTGCGCATGGGTGGCTGCGGTTGGACAGAGATGGTGACGTGGGTGGACGGCGGAGGGGTGGAAGGGGTCGATATGCTGGTTTGGGTTCCCTTTTGAAGGCAAACGCCCCTCCTCGTTGTAGAGGCCAGCACAGAAAGATGTGCTGAGATTAGTAAACATCAGCGATGCGGGAATGCAGAGGGGTTAAAAACTCCAAGTCCATGTTGGATTAGTAGTGTGTGTACATTCACAGGTATATCCCTTGTACTAAGGCTCAGGAGGGTGCAATGTGTGTCagtgtatgcgtgtgtgctgctgctgttgctgctgctggtccTCCTGATTAGTAGAAGACTACAAGCAAAGCTATTTTTTCTTAGAGTTGACGCTCTTGCAGACCCAGTTCATGCCCTCCTGTATTAAATTTAGGGGAAGCAGTGGGGTGAGAAGGAAAATATAGATATATGTATAATTTTTAAATGCAACAAAGGTGAAGCACAGTTCATCTGCTCACCTGAATCCCCTCGCCAGTGAGGGCGGAGCAGGACTGGATCTGCCACATGCGATCCCGGATGGTGTGCAGATTGAGACCCTCTGCGATCTCGGAGGCTGGGGCGGCGGTCAGGAGGTCCTGTTTGTTTGCAAAGATCAGCACAGGAACACCGCTCAGCTTCTCCTCATCCAGCAGCTCAGCCAGCTCCTgcagcgcacacacagacacacacatctgtcAGCTACACAAcatgacagacacacacttacacaaccAGAAGGGACTTCAACTGTACTGTAATGTAAAACAGCTCTAGGGTTCAGATccttaagaagaagaagaccttTAAGCTGCTACTTTATTTCCCAGGAGTTTGCCACAGGGATATATTGAATATTTGATTTGGGTcagattttatgattttatgttttatggccttcctgacacaaccttTCAATTTATCCGGGCTTGGGGCTTGCACTAGCTTGTACATCCTGAGGCTGGTTTGGGTCTCCTCCCGGAATCAAACCAGGTATTTTTCATGTGTAAGGTGAACGCATTAGCCACATTTAAAGTCAGAAGCAAAACATGGAATTATCCATGTTTTCTCTATTTctaacataaaatatatattatatagcCTAACACCTTAAACACTATATCCTCAGCTTctgtaattattaaaaaactataaataaaatgtatttcttgcttattaatttaaaagttttaggATAGGATTGGTATCATTTACAAATGATTTGGGGGAAATAATCAgctgtttaataaaaaataaataaaataattggcTTTCTTGCCATAAAATGAACCAGTATGTATAATCTGGGAcagatacattaaaaaaatgtctgagCACTGggtaattaaaatattaaaaacaaaattcaaacaGTCGTGTAAAGTCCCATATTTGAACACACACCAGTAAAAACATGTGAAAGACAACTAGTGACATTTACTGGTATAGAGTTGAGTTTCACAATACTGTAAAATAAAGCATGTAGAAtcctttttgacatttttaacacCTCTTAGtacattaaaaattaaagttgaatTATAAGACTCCTCCAGGGCAGTACTTCTCAAAACGGTAGGTAAAGGAAGGttcaaaatttttaaatatgcatatatttaactatttttttcagtcataaTTAGAGAACCATCTGGAAACTCCAAAacttggttttatttttcatttctgttacgAAGAATGGTACAAGGTTGAGCAGAAGACCTACAAAGATCTGAAATGGAATAACCCTAATTACTTATAATTCACTTATAACTACATATAgtccaattcttttttttttatcaccgtTCATTTGGTAGGAAACTGAAACTTCTTTGGTGAGGAGCCCAAACCCTTATACACAGTTACATACCTGACCCGTTTCCTCAAACCTCTTTCTGTCAGCGCTGTCAATGACATaaatctgaaacaaaaagtTTTCTTTGTTAGTGTGTGAAAGAGTTGCATGTTACTGAAATTAAGGTCATATTGCTTCATTTGGTGCATCATCTCCTCACCAGAAcatctgtgttttcaaagtAGTTCCTCCAGTACGGCCTGATCTTCCTCTGGCCTCCAATGTCCCAGACATTTAGTTTAAACCCCTGAGACTGCACGCTCTTAATGTTGAATCCCTGCAGGAAGAAGATAAAATAAGTACGGTAAGAGGAGGTGAAACGCATGAAAGTTCCACGACTACGCTTTGTATACAAACATCCTTTGTATCTTACCTGCGTGGGCGTGATGTGACTGATGTCCTCAGATGCCAACTGTTTAAGGAGTGTGGTCTTCCCACCGTTGTCCAGACCCAGCAGCAGTATCCTCACCTCCTGGTCTGGTGTGCTCTTTAGCTTGCGCAGGATGGACAGCAATCCCTACAACAAgcagttaaaaacagcagcgtGGTGTTACTGTTCCGGGGGGACAGGGGGAGCACTGCTGCAGCTAACCACCATTGCAAAAACACATCTCTTCTTTCCATCCACCAACAGGCCATTTCTAGCACCCTCTATGGATTTTGATGATGTACAAGCACTCGTCTAACGGTAACAGATCCTCTGAGCAGCAAGTCAGATCTTGTGCTTTGACTTTCTTGATCCTTACGGCTAATTTGTTTCCCAGGCAGGGCTAGATAACGGCACGCAAATGGGAGCTAAACACAGCTAACGTGCTAAGCTAATCTCCCCTGATAACTGAACGAAGCAACAAGGCAgtcgattttttttctttgtcaaccTGGTGGTGACGGAATTTATTACAATTGATATAACTAAAAATGGACGATAAGGTGTAGAAGTATGAGCACTCGAGGAAGTTTGTGTTAGGTTATGCGCTAATGTTTGCGATAAATTAAAACTCACCATCTTGTTGCCTTCTCTCCTGGAGACGCCGCCGAGGGTTACTAAGGGGAGTGACGTCAGACGCAGAGATACGCACAGATCCCGCGTCGTGTTGCAttcatgaaacattttttttaaatgggtaaAATACAAAATGCCGACTCTGATACTGTTTTGAGGGGATACGCTTTTCTTTTGTAATCGAAGTGTATGGATTCTGTTCATTAACATTTATTTCCCTGTGTTATTCGTTCTTGTAGCGGCTCGTTACTAAGTGGTCATTATCGCAGCAGACCAGTGTAAACGGGTGTtccttatttacattttgttttaaacaaagtACCATGAAGGCATCGCTAAACCCAAAACTAAGGTGGACGAGTTTAGTTAGCTACCTGCTAAACGTTTAATTGTCTTTAGACAGTACACTTTGAAATCTCATTTTGTGCACTCTTCTTGTCcataatgttaaaataagtcAACGGACATAcatttttactactttttacCATAACAAACCGGATATAATGTCACCGAAGTAATTAGCTAGCTACTAACAGTAGCTGTAAACTGGAGGGGGTTGATTCAACATCTGGAACCGCCCCCGCCCCCCAGTTTCTGATTTAATTTTAGTCTTCAGCCAAATATCAGGTTCGGTTTCCACCGGTTTAAACGCAAGGATCTGCCCCATCTGCTCCAGCCTTTGATTGGAGGACAACCTGCCACGTgcgcattttttttcttttactgtgccTGCACGGGAGTTGAGCTGACCACCTGGCAGGTTCGTGCTCTGCTGGTCCGTTGGAGGTGTATACACAGGTATATTTTCGGTTTCAAAGGGCGGTGTTAGCAGCCGGTGTGTCGGTGTTTTGGCTCGTGCTTTGCTGGGGGTCCCCCCCCCCGTCAGACCCAGCTGGTAACGCGAGGACTGAGTTGCATCAGTCAGTGAGCCCCAACTGACATGTTTTCACTCTTTTCACAGCACTCTGGTCGGTTGTCTTCACACAGGTCTCCACACATTTCTCTTCTCCGCAAACTGCATGTAAGTAATTTAACATTTCAACCATT carries:
- the arl3b gene encoding ADP-ribosylation factor-like protein 3, which gives rise to MLMNRIHTLRLQKKSVSPQNSIRVGILYFTHLKKMFHECNTTRDLCVSLRLTSLPLVTLGGVSRREGNKMGLLSILRKLKSTPDQEVRILLLGLDNGGKTTLLKQLASEDISHITPTQGFNIKSVQSQGFKLNVWDIGGQRKIRPYWRNYFENTDVLIYVIDSADRKRFEETGQELAELLDEEKLSGVPVLIFANKQDLLTAAPASEIAEGLNLHTIRDRMWQIQSCSALTGEGIQEGMNWVCKSVNSKKK